The genomic interval ATATGAAATATGATGCCCCCGAGATTGATCGTTTGTGTTTTTTTCATAGTGTCATGACTTCTTTGTAGTTTGTTTTACAGACTTAACCAGCTCTTTCCATGCCGTATCTAATTGATTGAGAAACGACTCCCCCGCTGGGGTCAAGGCGTAATATTTTCGTGGCGGTCCAGACTTGGACTCTTCCCATCTGTAAGTGAGGAGTTCCGCGTTCTTTAAGCGGGTGAGGAGGGGATAAAGCGTCCCCTCTACCACGATGAGGTTGGCTTTCTTCAACCGCGCAAGTATATCCGATGGGTAGGCCTCCCCATTTTTTAAAATGGAAAGGATACAAAACTCAAGGATGCCCTTGCGCATTTGTGCTGTTGTGTTTTCAATTTTCATTTGTGTCTGCTATTGTGTATTGCAATATTATATACAATA from Candidatus Neomarinimicrobiota bacterium carries:
- a CDS encoding PadR family transcriptional regulator, whose product is MKIENTTAQMRKGILEFCILSILKNGEAYPSDILARLKKANLIVVEGTLYPLLTRLKNAELLTYRWEESKSGPPRKYYALTPAGESFLNQLDTAWKELVKSVKQTTKKS